A window of Gossypium hirsutum isolate 1008001.06 chromosome D13, Gossypium_hirsutum_v2.1, whole genome shotgun sequence genomic DNA:
AgtatatcatcattttcattcatgagGTTAATATGTTAATGTTTGTTCGTTTACTTTTTCTTCggtgataatattttttttatcacggTGACTCGAAGTTGCTGTTTTAACCTAAGCAAGCCTCATGCATGAATGAAGAAATGGAGCGTAGATTGTTTAGGGTACTGAAAACTTGGAACATGGTTTTAAGCTTAGAAAAGCTAATGTCTTTTTCTGGTTCTTGGAGACGGTAGGTATTTAGTTCCAAACTTTCAACGCATGATGGATAAGAGTATTATTTTTGTCAGTGATACAGGTTTTATTTAGAGACAAATATGATATATACTTAAATGTCAGAAAGCACTTCCTACGTTTTGCATCTTTAATTGCGTTATACTGATTTCCATGTTTTCACTTAAATATTGTATTAAATCCTGCAGTATTGTGCTTGGCCCAAAATCACAAATTTTACTGCATTTTATCCTGAAATAGCTcgattattgaatttttaaaatcacgtattttatttgtttcaagATCTTGGCAATGCGCCATCCCAGGAAACTTGTCTTGTTAGGATGCCTGGCAGCTTTAATTGTGAGTGTTTTTCTCTTTCCCTTTCTCCATGCACCATTTTCATTCTGATTCACTCTGTTAACTTTTTTTCTTAATTGAGCATCAagttatttgaaatgttttatctGTAGGTGATGACTATTCTTTCTGCTGTTGTTGGCTGGGCAGCTCCAAATCTTGTAAGTAGTTTGATTGCTGTTTGAGAACGGCTTCTTTTGCATGTGGGtaaattttagtttcttttaaagGACCTGAACAACCAGATTAAAGGCCTTTTTTGGGCAACTCCAAGCAGTATTGGGCATCTTTGTTTTAGGATGAGAAGCCGAGAACTGAATTGAAGTCAATTTGACTGATGCCTATTCTCTAAAGTTACAGGTTACGAAATGCACTGGATATGCTTCAGTGTGGCTGTAGGTTTGCCCACTTAAAGCTATATGCTATAGTTAACTCTGCTACTGCTGCTATCAGTGATAAAATATTGCCCTCCAAACATAGATCTCAATCTCTTGTGGAACTTAAATCTTAAAGCATTCTTTACAAACATGGATTAAATCTTTTCAGATGTAAACTATGTATGGACGGTTGGATACTAAGTTAAGCCTGTAATAGCCACCGTATTGTGTAGTTCTATCAGTAAATATGGTATTTGTCGAACTCTAGTGTGTGGAAGTGTGGTTTCCTTCACTACGAACTATACAGCAAACCTTAGTCTGCTTAGGTGATTAatgtaatcaaatttaattatgtaCCATGCACTCATGTACATGTAACAATTATGAACTTGTAGGGTAATGCTCTCATTCTCTTGTATTTTTTCAATTATGCAGATTTCTAGGAAATGGACACATCACATTACGACTGTGCTTTTCTTTGGATTTGGCCTGTGGTCTTTATGGGATGGATTTATGGAGGATGGGTAATGCTTTTTATTACCTCTTTAGTCTCTTCCAATAGTCTTATATCATTTTCTTGGGTTTGGTTTCTATTTGTCATGTGTCATTAGGTAAGCTTTGCTTTACCGTAAGTTAATCATGTTATGATCTGTCTATATTTCCTTAAGGGAGGCTGAAGAATTGGCTGAAGTTGAAGCAAAACTGGTTGGTTATTTTAATGAATTTCCTGATGTTTAAGTAGACTTTTTCTCTGTTTggggaaaaaaatgaaattgtttAAATGTTTCTTTACTGGTGTGACTAGGATGCTGACCGGAAGGCAAACCCAGGAACAGTCAAAGGGGGGAATAAGGTACAGAAATAAAAGTATATTTCTTAAAAGGAATAGTGTTACATACCAACAGCATGTTTTCTTTCAGTGTTGAACTTATTTGATTAGAACTTTAAGGGCTTAATTAGATAAATTTGTATAGGAGCCTATCTAGGATATTTGGAAAAGGAAAGGGCTTCTTAGTATTTAGctttttttaataacatttttaaGATTATGAGGACATTTGACTGTTTCCTATGCTATCAGGCTGATGATGATTCAAAAAAGGAGAGGCAGCCATTTCTCACACAGTTCTTCTCTCCCATATTTCTGAAGGTCATAAGTTATAAAATCTATTCAGTTGAATCTTGATTAGCCTGCATTTTGTCAAATAATTAAAGTGCCTATTCTGCAGGCATTTTCCATCACATTCTTTGGTGAATGGGGCGACAAGAGCCAGGTAAACTTTATAACATGAATTTCATATTTCTGTCTCTTCTTTAACAGGACCACTGCATGTTTATCATGTTGGACTGAGTATTTCACTGTCTTTTCAGCTTGCTACCATTGGTTTGGCTGCAGATGAGAATCCATTTGGTGTGGTTCTTGGTGGAATTTTGTAAGTTCTACTACCATTAGATATCTATACATATTTACTGAAGCATTGCTATTTCCTTAATATTTTGAAACCACTCTGTATGTATACAGTGCTGTTTccattttatatgtttatatatcttCACTCTGTATATGCTGTGATTAGTGATTAGTAAgatttcctcttttattttttcctttttctcagAGGACAAGCACTGTGCACCACTGCTGCTGTACTTGGAGGAAAGAGCCTGGCGTGTCAGATATCTgagaaaattgtaatccagatcCATACTTTTCCTTTTTATCCTTATGCGACAGTTATGGTTTGCATTTAATTTGGTGAGCAACTAGTAAAACCAAGTTTATATCTATTTTGATGCAGGTTGCACTCTCTGGTGGAGTTCTTTTCATTGTTTTTGGATTCCAATCCCTCCTCTCAACAGTTGAGTCTTGACGACTTACTAATGGTTAGTTCTGATTTTTCCATCAAGAAAATTGTTCACTAGAGTTGGGGTACTCCGTTGGGGAGGAGTTGGATTGCTATGAATTCTTTAATATTTCACATAAAACAGGCGAAGATCCTAAATCCAAATTGACCCGCTGTTTTGTTAGtacatttataattattcatacCTGTCTGTCATCTTCTCAGTTCAGGCACAGTGCTGTGTCTTACAGTCATTATTAGATAGGCAAGAAAACGCTTCATCTATGTTCATATCTTGCACTCAAAGGCATGTGAGGCCGTTAGAAATGAATAGTATTTGTTTTGGAATAAGTGTTTTTGCCTGCAGTCAAATACATACATGTGCTGCATATAGTCTGTAATGGATACTTTTGCTTTGTGCTTATTTCATCAGGGATCATAAACTTTACATGTTTGAGATTCAGGAATCTCTTCCTATGATTGCGTACCTGAGCTAATCAAAAGTGAACTATAATCagttcaaattttcaaattgtgAAAGCATCACCATTGGCAATAATGCCAATGTTGGGCATTCTATTGTGAATCATAATTATATTCTGTTTTTATCAAGATTTGGGTTTACAGTTCAGCAATGAAACGCAACAATTAAAAAGCAAAGAAATCAAGTTCATGCCATTGGCTCATACCATGCCTGTATTATCAGTTATATGGTTTATTAGGTTTTTACATCTTTAGTGTTCTCCCAACAAAGTAAATAATCTCTTTTTATTGTTTATAATCAGcctctcaatttttatttttttttaaatattttcctaaGCGCAACGACCTTAGGCTATTTTTGGACATTAATTAAAACGTGAAAACAACAATGAGAATAAAGCCATCGGTCCCTCCATTGGTCTGGAATAATGTGAGACGTGTTCCATTCCTGGTCTTCAGgttcatttttgttcttttttcccCTTGATATTTTAAGGTGTCACTTATCCCGAATTGTTTAGCAAATGCAAAGACAGGGACATCTACGGAGACAACTTTACTCACAATTAGTACCCAACGTCCATCTTCTTGTCTATAATTTCACCATACAAAATGTCCAGGTCCGGGAATCATACAACATTGTATCAACACTCACATATACAGCATTTAAAGCACTAAAAGAAGTATGTATATACATTAACAGTGATAAAAGCCAAATAGGTCTACTCTTCAGCAAGCACCACTTGCTGGTTCAATTGAACTAAGAAGCCCATTACCCCTTAGCTGCAGGCAGTGTTCTTCAGCATCGACCTGTGCACAAATAATCACCACTGCCAACCCATTGTAGTGTGCTTCTTGCATTATATTAACTGCATTGTCTAAGGTCATCCCCGGGATCACTTTCATCAATACTTGGACAACATATTCCCGTTTATTGTAGTTGTCATTGTGCAGCATGACTCGATAAGGTGGGGCTATTTTTCTTGACTTCCTGAGCAAGTTATAACCATAAATGTTAAAAGAAGGTTCTATGGAGAAAGCAATATTAGATAACAGACATAGCATGGGCTACTCCTGCATGCATGCCAATGCATGAATAGTTCAAAGACACCGATTTAACATCACACACGCAACAAGTGTGGGCACAAAATAGTTACAGGGTGTGGAATTGGAAATCTCCCCAGTTTCTGGATTGTGAAATGTTCCAGTGAGGATGCACCGATCATTTTTGTAGGGAGAGCAAGTTGATTTTGATTGTCCAACTAAAAAAGGAGGGTAACCAGCAAATTTGCGAGAAGAATGCTCATGATAAAACAATATCAATGACGAGTATTTCACATCAAAATATCTAAAGGTACAACAATACATTTGAATTTGGGGATGCACCTTAGATCGAACTCAGATTCACGACCAGGAGTGGTTCTCTCTATAACTGGCTTCTCCAAGATTCCTCCTCCTTTACTTGGTCCTGTGGTCGATATAGCCATGAGAACGCCACGATTGGTGCATGGTCCTCTGCACAGTGACCGTTTCTCTCCTGTTTTGTATAGTTTCAATTTAACACACATTGATAGAAAGCACGGAACCATCAGTATTAAGCGCTCTACTGATGCCAATTAAGTTTGACGACTAATAAGAAATGGAGGACAGTTTTTGGATATTGAAACAGAACACCATAATTATAGCTTTCGAAAAGAATAATAGTTAATATCATTCATTTCAGTAGCTCAAGAGCTCAAAGCAATTGAGATTCACGATATCCAGTCAATAAAATAATTGGAACTCAACAGACTCACTACATTACTGTCTGTAGGCAAGAAAATGAGATTAGTAAACAACGCATGATTAGCATAACTAATATTCAACTTTCCGGTCATCAATAAGGAAAATGTACTACTCTCATGTAATCAATATATTTTGCACCAAGTCAATAACTAAGATTCAAAAGACCATTTTTGGATTTCAGAGCTACTCTCAATAGGTCTAAAGATGGCAAAATTTCTCCTTTTCTTCTCTCATTTTCTTGGATGAAGAAGTAGCTATATAAATGGATCCAATCATCTACAACCAAATTCATACCCTCAGAACTATACAACAAGAAGAAAAATGTCTCTGGCTAATGATGAGTGAGCTAAAAGGCTGAGAATCTAGATCTCTTTCCCACCAACAGCTAGCAAAAAAACTAAGCAGACCATACATCAACAATGTTGCCCTTTTAGGAAAAAAGAAACATCCTCAGTAGCATGAATGAAAGTGAGTTATTTTATAACAGTTGCCATCTTCATTCCTAAACCAGCAAGTCCCTCCAAAGCTCTAGCCCTCTAAAAAGTACAATGTCAAATAATACCAGCAAAAggaattttgtaattaaaatatgtatgttCGTATATATTTCTTATTCCTAAGCATTCTTCACAAACCACAGTCTCAACGTAAAAAAAACTTTCTGAAAAAGAGTAGCCATCCCAGAAAATGAATCCGCATAAAGCTCCATCATTTTTAATCCGAATCGTTAATAAAAGCACTTCTGTATCTATAACTTGGATTATTGGATGAATAGTTCAGAGGAACTAAGCAGAACATAAGCGATAATAGTCAGCTAAACGAAGTGGCTGCGATACCCAGATGCGTTGTATGGTTTATTCAgtaataaatcaagaaaaattacaaaattcacttATAACCCAaaattgaaaacccaaaaaagaagaaagtggAGAGAAGGAAGAACCTGGTTTAGGATTAAAGACGGTGTTTGGTGAGAGAGATAATCTACCACGTATGGCAGTCTCCATGCCTCTCTGACTCTATAGTTCCACACAGTCTCTCCTCTCTTCTGTCTAACGAAAAATGTTTTTTAaccacttttttttcttttagattttttctttttctttttttccattttttgtgGCTAAACAACCCAACACTATTTAgaccgaaaattttttacaaCCCAAATTTACAAGTATGATTATATGGGCTAAATAAGGCGTAAAAGCCGTTATTTTTTAATTAGGCCTTTAggccatttttttttaattaaggaaATAAGTCCGTTTtaggaaaaagaaagggaaagtgTATCCAGTTAGATGAGCTTTCCTTGCAGGTGGCAAAAAGCGCACTCAATTGGACACGCTTTCCTTTTCTCTCTCCTATGGTtagagttttttattttttatttttttaaggttaGAGTTTTTAGATTTATAGATTAAGGTTTATGGTTTTCAATTGAAATCGTGAAAGTTCATAGAGATTTGAAGGGTCGTGGATGTGGTAACACGCCTcagaacacatacatttcatatgtcataGCGGGATAGGGTCATCACCTCAGAAACCCATCGTGGGGAAATCAAGTTTCGAGATAATAATTCTTAATATGATCAAGGGTCAAAGTCTAGGTAAAGGTCTCAGTCGGCGGCTGTGATGCGGTCACAGGTTCGAGTATAACTGGGGGATCAGGTGACAATCGTTACGCAATCAagagttcaagctttttggatacccaCAAACGATGccttatatataccatacataagattgatGTCATAATCATACGAAAAAACTTTGGGGACGTCCGGTGTAGTCAACGCaatttctttctctattttcAAGCAATCGGTATCTTTAACTTTTTATTCTTATCTGAAGGCTGATACCGAGTTGGACACAAGAGGGCTTTCAGGTGGAGAGCAGATGTTTCGACATAGTAGAGGTTAAACTCGAGTCGGCGCGGCAatggttgtagttattaatgggttATTTAATAATGACAACTGTCATCACCTCGAAAAGAGCATCACATTTACTGCACAGCAATAGTCGTTCCTCACCTAAAGGTCCTCTTGCATCCACAACGGTGCCGACCTTAGAATAAGAAGGAAGGTTAAAGGTACTGGTTACctagaaatagagaaaaaaaaaactacaccAATTATAACGGAAAGCCACAAAGTTTTTTCGTATGAATATGTCCTCAAACTTCTATATGATATTTATAAGGCATCATTTTCAGGTATCCAAAAAGATTGAGCTCGTGGTCGCGTAATGACCGTCAATTGGCTCCCCTGTTATACCTCGATTCATTACTGTATAACAATCATTAATTGAAACCTCCACGTATTCCTCCACGTATAAAGTAAAATCACCCCGAAACTCAGCTTTCGTAGGATAGGTTCTGAAGGTAATGGTCTTATCTCTATAGgacatatgaaatatgtgtaACTCAAAGCGATATCGTATCACCGACGACTTAAGAATACCTCAAACATTAAGAAAATGCTTTATAGATGAGGGATAGAGGGGGAGAAGATGATTGAGGGATGATGAAGCTTGGTGTGTGTGAGCCCTTTTATAGGCGCAGGAAATGACTGATTTGCAAACTAAAAATTTTCTTTCATTGAAAATGTGCTGCAGGAGTTGAAGAATATATTCGAAACGTTGTTAAAGTAGCCAAAAAATACGATGCATCAAACACTTTTAATGTCTAGCAGAAAAAAAATGTTAGAGAAAGCACGCCTAACTAGGTGCGTTTTCTCAAACATTTTTCTTCTGTTGTTTACATTGAAGTAACATTTGCAGAATACCTAGGGAACATGTTTTGAGGTGGGTTGAAATTATATGACTTCTGAAAGCGTTTTGAATCCTCCAGTGTACTTACATCATATAAAATTAAACGAATGCGTGCATTCATGAATGAATTTCAAAGTATATATTCTCTTTCTCCCTATATTATCTTCCTATAAAAGGGATGTATTTGTAACATCTTAGACACGCATGAAATAAATATCAAACATTGAGTAGTTGTCTTGCGGGAGTTGTGTGTACTTCTTTGGACATtcctttacttatttttttttcttttgttaatctAATTCGTGACTGATATTGAAATGAGTCGACGAGTGAAATCCGTTATTTTCTACGATGGTCAAATCTATAATAAAGAGGTCAGGTAGTGTTTGTAAGAGCGAAGTCTATGGAATTAGTGTTCAATCCTACAATTAAATTGCATGAGCTACGAACCAGAATAAGAAGGAAAGTTAAGGGATCGACCTGGGGAAGAATTTCAAAGTTTCAATGCAGATTTCTTGCCTCTGTTGACCCCTATAGGAATGAGCTCTTCAACGTAACTGGCAAGGTCCATCTCGAGATGGTCATATCATCGTACTGCTCAAGTGAAAATGCTGTAATGGAGTTATACATCGAATTCGTCGAAACTAATAGATCTGGCCCATCTTCGACCACCGTTGCAACAAATATGGGAACCGAAGCTAAAGTAGACATTTTTACTACACAGTTGTGCGGTGGGTTCACTAGTCTGTTACAAAGTGGCTACTACAATGTCCCCAAAACATCTATGGGCAGACACTCATCAGTCTCTAGCACAAATCTAAACTTTGGTGTCCAGTATCGGTTAGGGTTCGAGCATAACTCAAATATTGACATTCGGGCTCAACATTCAATTAGTGCATTCAATTTTAACTTCAGCACTGGGTCAATGTCATGGGGCAGAAGTAGTTATACGGAGGGATCATCAACGTATACTGGACATCAAATCGATAAATTTTTTAATGGGCACATGGTTTATAGGAAAACTAATTACCTATTCATTTCGATGGAGACCAACGAGGGTACGTCTAACCCTCTACTCGAATGTGACAATAAAGGTACGGATGAAAGAGAATATGCGACCCATGAAGAATGTGTTGGTGAGGAAGAAGGGGTGGCCGAGGGAGAAGGTTCAGGTGAGGAAAAAAGGGTAGGAGATGCAGTTGACGGGGAGGAGTCAAATTATAAGCCAATCTAGCAGCGCAGTCCGGATGGTTCAAAAGTGGTACTATTTTCCAAACTACAGCCGGAACCTTGCGAGTCTGAAAATGGCGCCTCGAATAATGCTCCGGATCCGCGATTCATGGCATATGAATCTCCACCCCACATGACAAACATCGACTTATTGGCTGATGGTAGTTTAGAATTTTCGTAACTATCGCACAAAAAACCTAGTCATGCAAACACATCTCGTGACATACGAGTACTGAAAGTTGGAATGGAATACCTAAACAAAGATCATTTCATTGTTGCACTGAAGCGATACAACTTCAAGAATGGCGTGAAATACTACATCATGAAGTCTTATTCTGAAAAATTCGAAAGAAAGTGCGCAATATGAGACGGGAGGTGTAAGTGAAAAATCATGGCGTCTTTCCGTAAAAAAATCTATCTGTAGACAATAAAAAAGTATTCTGGTCCACATAACTGTGTTGTGTCAGGTGCAAGTCGGTACCATTCGAGGCTAGATCCAAAAATGATTTCTGACATTATTCTACTAATAGTGAATACAAGTCTTAGGATTCTCGTCCCGGTGTTGATTGCGGATATCCATAGCCAGTACGAGTACACTCCAACGTACTAAAAAGTATGGGTTGAAAACAGAAGGCTATGGATAAATTGCATCACGGGTAGGGTGgttcatataattatttatggAATTGTATCAGGTATTGGATCGATACGTATTTAGTTCCATAACTGATCTGGAAACCCAACTAAAGTACTTCAGTGGTCGATTGGTCCCTAGAAAAATAGTATTCCATCGACTCTTTTGGACCTTCGATCAATGCAGAGAGGTTTTTCGGCACTGAAAGCCTTTAGCTCAAATTGAAGGCACCTGGCTGTACGGAAGGTATCAACACCGTCTGTTGATTATCGTTGCTTAGGATGGTAATCAAATAATTCTGCCTATAACATTTGCAATAACTGCTGGAGAAATGACAGATGACTAGGATTTCTTCTTGAATTGATTGCGCCGTCGCGTTCGCCCATAGTTAGACATTTGTGTCATATCAGACAAGAAAACTAGAATAGTGTCTGCGATTAAGTATGGTAGCCTATGAGATCGCACCCATCATTGGTACTACTTACGACATGTGGGATCCAACTCCCACAAAAAATATCCTTCAAAAACTCAGTGAGATCTAGTAATTGATATAAGTTTATAGTTCCAACTATTTAATCATTGTACATCGAATAACCACACTGGGTTTTTTCATTACACTAACGGGTAGGCATTTCTCGATAGGTTACGAGCTTGTCCAACATTAATTCCATGAAACGTTAAACAACCTGACCACCATCGATTTCTACGGTGCAACGTACCTAGCAAATATACCGTATGACCAGTAGACACAATCGTACAATGAGGTTCTACGATATGGGCACATGACATCAAACTTAGCCGAGTGCATAAATTCTGTACTAAAGGGGATGTGTCATTTGTCGGTAACCTCTGTTGTCAAAGAAACATACTTTCACCTAGCCGACTTATTTCTAAAGAAGGCGACGGTGTATGCTGGATAGATAACGGGCGGTAATACTTGGTGTGATAACGTCATAAAAAAGATTCGATGAAATACAACGAGGGTGAACACTATGTGCGTAGCGTGCCAGTTGTGTCGGAACCTCGATTTTCAAGTCATAAAGCACGCTAGGCCCGATCACGGCATGTTAGGGGCATCCTATCGTGTGAACCTAACAATAGGGACTTACAATTGTGGAATATTCCAAGCATTTCAGTTCATATGTGTACATGCAATTGCTACATATGGGAATATACGAATTTAGTACGCACCTTACATCAATGATGTCTACTGACCATAACGTATTCACAGTGTATAGAGTCTTGAATTCCCAACCGTCCCAAATGAGAGTATGTGACCACCGGTGTCTAGCGAACTGTTCGAGTTGGCATCGAACAAAGACCTACGTCGCATCTCAAAAGGTATCCCAAATTCTACTCGGATAAAGAACAATATGGATATTCGGGACAAGGACAATCAACAGATATTATGCGGGTACTGTAGAAACCCAGAGCATATGAAGACAACATGTTCTTTGTATAGGGGTACATTGGGACCTCAGCGTTGATAGCATTATTTTCTTCCAAATAATATATTCATTACCATGCTTCCATTATTCAGCTGTTCTAAATTTGTTGTACATTGAAGTAACTTACGCACAATtcatgttaaataataaaaaaaacaaatgtgaTGTTCGAATAAAAAATCtcggtttatttatttattctaaaaatatatatttacatcgtactatttagaaaaaaatacatcaatcataaaaaaaatacatcaatCGTCTTGTCGAGGAGAACGTATGTCGTAATGTGATAGATGATAGTTGCATGGAGGATTTCTATGGGGCTCCAAAGGTGCGGGCCTATAGACTTCCTCTTCAGTGCCATCACCGCTTCCACCCCACCTTACAATGTCCCCTAGGCCTCATCTCTAGTTGCTCTAGCGCCATCATTGTCCTTCATAGTTGACTGTTGTGTTGACCTAGGTTCCCATTGAGTATCCTTCACTTCTGCAGCCAGTGGTTGTGTCGATGAGCCACCCCGAAAAAATAGTTATGCGTGTGATGTTTGTGTCACTATCGGCGTATAACAATAAGGTGACCCGAATCTCGGGTACATCAATTTTGTCCTCGTCATGGACACTAGCATCGACTGTTGCATGGGTGTCTGTATCAGTATCGTCATCGGTGGCAGTGCATGCATCAGTATTTGGCCGAACATCTAGGTTAGCATCGACATCAGCATGGGGATGAAGAATGCGAGGTGTTAGAGTATGTCCAAAGACCAAttatgagatgattgtaataacatagtTATTTTACCTCGTCTATTAATATAAGGCAtagccattattatttcagtttattttctgtgtatataaataaactgttttataataatgttatgagaataatataattattcttaaaaaatatttagtcaagtattattatgggcttggacaataataatgcattaagacttaCGTGTacttgattgatgacaaagtgttgtcattagcatgagatgtcaaaatcaacacatgagtatgtgtgttagagaacaacatattggactgactcactatgagtatgtttcttggattattatttaatagtcacaacattactcatagtgattactatgtatatgatcttcagacttgagatcaccattatcccaacatcgtgagtcgtatattttgatacagtcaagcGTCTACcttaactggttgttctataaaggctgatgttggatataccacaatctatgtagtgggatatggttgatcaatatataATTTGTCTCTCCTaaataatgggagcaatatccaATGCCACTTgtttgagtgagactagaaatgcatgaccatgctcgaataagttgatatgagatatcatacttatttgtttttTATAGTCTACTCAGGATATTAAGAAACATTagatggactatacaagtgtgactattccatgacttgtgcttattctagatataaaggacaaaatgATTTAATACATAAAGGGTTAATCATAgagaggttatgtcgaatcatgacttcttgtaacttaggtagcaatgatgcattgctagatgccactcattgtttgtaatattagaatcgttctagtattattGCTAACGTTACAATAACCTATAGAATCACACTTTATAGTTGAAACGAATGAAATTCAAACATAGTTGATATTGTGTTTAGCTGTCaacataaattaaattgattaaaaaatcaatttaattggGCAGTTATATATTGAAAGGATTATATATACAAGTATGCCGTACATATAATGAAAAATatagttaaattaatatatgaatttgtttcgtgtaaaatttaactaaaaacaataatttaccgaaattcttgttataattattataattataatttaggattaaatataattataattactgtaattgtaatttttttggtcaaacattattataattatggtaattataatatttggttaattattatgatttgattcatatcaaaatattaatgattccCGAATTAGGAAATATAGGGTTTTGAGAAAAACCTAATATACCTGAAATAAGGGATGTGTGAGGTCTAGCAGccgcaggggcgaagccagaacaatcTTTTAGAGgggttgaatgaaattttaattttttatagtctatatctttataatttttaaatgattaaatcaaatttttataatt
This region includes:
- the LOC107920405 gene encoding ATP-dependent Clp protease adapter protein CLPS1, chloroplastic → METAIRGRLSLSPNTVFNPKPGEKRSLCRGPCTNRGVLMAISTTGPSKGGGILEKPVIERTTPGRESEFDLRKSRKIAPPYRVMLHNDNYNKREYVVQVLMKVIPGMTLDNAVNIMQEAHYNGLAVVIICAQVDAEEHCLQLRGNGLLSSIEPASGAC
- the LOC107920404 gene encoding GDT1-like protein 4; this encodes MTSLVQGFSKSLAMTVLSEIGDKTFFAAAILAMRHPRKLVLLGCLAALIVMTILSAVVGWAAPNLISRKWTHHITTVLFFGFGLWSLWDGFMEDGEAEELAEVEAKLDADRKANPGTVKGGNKADDDSKKERQPFLTQFFSPIFLKAFSITFFGEWGDKSQLATIGLAADENPFGVVLGGILGQALCTTAAVLGGKSLACQISEKIVALSGGVLFIVFGFQSLLSTVES